GCATTTAATATTGGAAACCGATGGTGTTTCTGTTTGTAAATATACCTTCTTCAGATAAGCTTAATGTCTCCATATGAAAGGGAAGATATAGGAATTCCCTTTTGTACTAATGCTGTAAGGGACTTGCATATTTCTCCGGCTGCTAGAAACCTTGtgcttttttcttcattaggGAAGAAATTAGCTATACTCAGGTAAATTAgcttctttaaatttttaaagttgaatatATTGTTCTTCATATATGTTTCTCCACTTGACTTACCTATTCTATGAAATCATTGCAGTATGGAAAGCAACCATATCATCCTTGACTATGATTTACCGGTAAAGTTTTCATTCTTTACCTAGATTATTGTGTTAAATAAATACtagttaatttttcttgtaAAAGTAGTAATGTAGCAGTCTCAACTTCTACAGAACAAATTATATAGAAAggttaaaattgataatttatgAGATCTTATTAACTTATCAAGGTGtacttctaaaattaaattttaactttctcaaaatcattttttaaaataataagttaaccaacatttttagttaatttgaatttgcAACAAggcaaattataaaaatagtagGACTTAGAAGGCAAATGGTGTTCTTGGACTGGCATGGCATCGTTTAATGGACAACACCAGCTAGAGAAGGAAGCTAAATTATCTTCTTCATTACTCAAAATTTGGAATTCTAGTTCTGGTATCATGCTTAGACTATGCTGACATTTctgtgatttgaatttagaatGCTGCTTGGTCATGTTCATTAAATCTTTCGTAGATTTTGACAATGTTTCTGTTTGGTTTTAAGTCTATGGTATAGTATATATCTAGTTCACAAGTCTTACTGCAATGTTtctatttgttattttgttttcagtCTTTTTTCTGGTATCATGCTTCTTAAAGAGTATGTTATCATTTCTATATGGAAGGTTTTTTCATTGGATTTgagaatttataaattaaacaacatGACTACAAGGTTGATGCTTGGTCGTGTTCATGGGGCATTTGTGTTTGGTTCTGTCtgcttttaacttttaagtcCGTAATATATTCtatctcaaaatttgaagttcCACTTCGAGCTCTTTAGTCAAACATAGTTTATATGAAACAAGAACTGTTTTTTGTGTTATGTATAAAACTGCTGCTTGTGTCTTTAGGATGCTGCTTGGTCGTGTTCATGGGATCAGAATAGTTCACACCATGTTTATGCTGGATTGAAGGTCAGTCCACTGTCCTATTCAATTAAGGAGCTTTTATTGAGCCTatgattgtttatttaatagtTCCCCCGCTTTCAGAATGGATTGCTGGTGATGTTTGATATGCGACAAACTGTGGGTCCCCTGAAAATCTTGCAAGGGTTGACAAACAATCCAATCCATACAATACATTCTCTTTCAAGTCACTCAACTGTTTCTAATGATAAATCTGTTTTATCTGCTTCTGCATATGGCATATGTCAATGGAACTTTGATGCATTAGAAGAAGGGTAAGTTGTTCTATGAATCTGTGCTCCAGTTTTTACTGTGCTTTATAACCAAAGCTTGTAGAGTAATCATATTCGGTCCTTTATCACAAAGGCTTTCTTGAGGTATCGATTCCTTTCTTGTTAATGTAATGCGACGTCACTTTATATGAACTTTGTTGTTACTATTCAAGATAATGTATCGTGGATTTATTATGTCACACATGATAGTTTGTCTCCTTGTGGTATAttagtttctatttctatCTACCTCAGTCAGATGGTACCACCTTGGTTGCTAAAAAAAGGCGACGTACTAGTTTGTGCCACATATTTTCTAAGTCAGATACAGATGTGAGACATGGATAGGACACACCATTTTTTAGAAATCACGACACATCAAagtatacattttaaaaaatatgtatcatTTCTATACTAGgagaaaattcaaactaaatgGGTTGTTTGATGCattctttgtttaaaaaattattatgtatTTCACAAtccaatttattattgttcatATATGTGTCTTTTTAATATACTCAACAATTGTTCCATGCATGTGTTTCACTAACAAGTGTCAAACACACAACATGTGTTGGACATGGATATACTAAAGTGTTTGTGCTTCTTAGCATGTTTCTAATATTGTACAATTGGCATTCTTTGAAGGCCGTTTTTGATTCCAGAAACAAATCAAGGAGTTTGTACGTCTCTTGCCTATTGCTCAAGTAGAGACGAACTTGTTGCTTCGTACCGTCCCAAAGTTGGAATGTCCAATGAGATAGTTTATTCTCAGCCTTCACCTTCCCCTTCTCATACTGCTGGACATAGAGTTGATGGCTGCCACGTGGCATTTAAGAAAGAAGACCATCACCAATTTTCAAAGTTGGGTTCAGCACATGCCAATATAGACGCGATACGCTTGCCGAAGTCTACCATCATAGATCTCCCAGACTGCAATAGCTTGTTTGTATCCGCAGATGCAATAATGGGTGACTTGATCTTGCAAGAACTGCCTTCTTTTAGGTCTGTTCAGCATCTTAAAGTGCATAAGCATCCTGTTCGTGATGTGAAGTATTCGTATGGCTTCGATGGAGGATTGCTTGGTTGTTTAAGTGATGATATCCTTCAACTTTTCTGCACGAAAGGCTCATGAACAAGTAGGTTGGATTTATGGACTTTTTATGACTTATGTTTATCctaaatatgatttatatgCTATAGTCATCTGCATTCTTGGTATGCCATGGTTCCCTCCCTTTTGACATTCATCCGAATTCTTCCATCATGGCAGTATGATAGAACTCTAGATATATGTTGGTACTAAGAAAATTTCAGAGTTGTTCAttgaatattaatattattttggaaaattgcattagaaaacaaaaattaaaaaaaaacatctcaTAATACCTAtttttttcgtatggtaaatttgacaaatatgacagTAATCTGACATCAAACAGTAatctgtttttaaatttgctatttttgaaattttgaaaatttaactaaCATAggttttattatcataattttttttgttatttttgtaaacttttCTATTACTTTAAGGggcatttgcaaaaatagcaaaaatatttatgatgaTAGGAcccatgtcactacattttttaaattgcaaaagtagcaaatttaaaagtcgataattCAATGATTATCGTTTGATAGCCTTTTGATAGCCTTATGATTATTATCTGATATGactaattttgctatattcgCAATATGAAAAGAATAGATGCtatgagttgttttttttttaaatgtttgtcattttgatgcaatttttcttattttatagatGTGAAGGTGGGAGAACATCACTTCTGGTCtaatgttttgtcattgtttCAATTTCACCGTGGTAGGAAATTCATACCTTTGCTCTATAGAGAGATAggttatgtatttttttgttttgaataaaGCACTAGTGGTTGGGATCGGTAGGTGCACTCGGGAAAGATAAGTTATGTATTAATCAATTAGGATAGGTCTTCATTTTGCTTGCTTTTGAGTTATccatttcatttgatttctcGTCATAAGAAACACGACAGTGGCTTTGTTCTTAGGCTACGACTAACTCACAACTGTTTCAAAATACCGAAACATTaatgttcattttgttattcaatgcaggttttatttatttagttggCACAAGCTGCAAATATAAGAGATAGGCATAGGCTCGCATACTCAGATAAATACGAGGCATTTTGAAAGACCTCGATTTATCTTCGGATTGGTCTAACCTTGATTGTAGTATTGACTACATACATTTAAATGGGTCGCTGTTTTAaggaaaatattgatatacaatacaattatttataatgtatgtatttataatttacattttagaCAGTTTTATGGTTTAGagttgattaaagaaaatagtattCAAATCATacaaaccaaattttaaaattttttaaaactgatTTAAGAGATTAATACAAATTCAGAGACtcatcaacaaattttttatcattgtGATAATTAAAGCACCTATTCAATTTGCAACCAAATAAACTTGGTCTCAGTGATTTCGATTGCTATATAGAATAGCGTATTTACGAGAGGTTCTatcaccaaaattttaaaataacaggACAGAgattaaatttgaactttcataaatccaaatttataatttaacccaGATTTCATTCgaattaaacacaaattatataaCCATAAAAGTAGTAGgatcttttataaataagcTTGTTTGTTATTTCCCTTTTCTAAGttctttattgtttgtttgtttttcatacTGTGATTGACGTAGTGATGTATTGATAATATGGCGCATTGTTGATGTGTGCGTGATGTATTAATAATATGACTGTTGTTCTTGTGTGTGCACGTGCATGAAACcgttacaaataaaaaaattggaagtgtaacaaaatatttgtaaccttctaaaaatgtttctatacacattattatttttaaaattactatcatttacaataatctGATTGGATCaaccattttgtttatttagtaacatttgtttatttcttcatCTATGCAAAGATTGATGAATGCCTAGGAGCAATTCAACACATTCTTTACActtcattatttcatttttatcatgaCAGTGAGAAATAGTAGATGAATATGTGGTTTAATATTCCTAAAAAGACTAATATATGTATGTTAGGCCCAACATTATTGTCGCGAGAAATTTGAGCCTCACTTTGGTGAGCAATTACAGTTGTGAGAATCAAGTCAAGGAAGAATGTCATACCAACATGGGAAGAATGTCATACCAAGATGGGTAGATTTACGATGGATACTCAGTTTCAAATCAGTTTCTGTTGTTAATCATCATGTGACAGATTCCTTTTTAttcaaaaggaataaaaaagaagtaaagatatatataaaatttttaattgaaattgggaaaggaaaagaataaagaacATAGAAGAATTCAAAGTTGTACAAACTCAGGACAGGGCTGCCTCAGCTAATCAGAGAGCTGGCAAATCTCAGCCACGCTTCTCACTTGAGTTTacaataaacattaaaaacacaacaaaaaagaaaaacaaataaacaaacaaagctttttttttttttttttttcttatttttcctGCAAGCACACTGCTCTGATGGTTGTGATGACCACTTGCAGATATTAAAATTCGATTTGAGAGCCAATTTAGGCATTTGGTTTGAGCAGCTTTACAGTTTCCCAAGTGAAATCTGTATCGTCACGGCCGAAATGACCATAAGCAGCCGTCTTCTGGTATCTAAAGTTTCCTCCTCTCTTCAAGTCAAGATTGATTGCAATCATTCCAGgcctaaaatcaaaattctccTTAATCAAAGCAAGGATATCTTTATCTGGGATTTTTCCTGTTTTGTAGGTGTCTACAAACACTGACAGTGGTTCTGGTACTCCTATTGCATAAGAAACTTGCACGATACAGCGACGAGCAAGTCCCGAAGCTACGATACTTTTTGCTGCTTGTCTAACAATATAGGCACCACTTCTATCTACCTTGGTTGGATCCTTCCCTGAGAATGCACCACCACCATGAGCACCCCACCCTCCATAGGTATCGATGATAATCTTCCTTCCTGTCAATCCTGCATCACCATGAGGTCCTCCAATGACGAAACGACCGGATGGGTTGAGATGGAAGATTGTCTTGTCATCGAGATACTTTGCTGGTATGACAGGTTTAATGACATGCTCTTTCAGATCTGCTGCAATCTGTTCGTTTGTTACGGTTTCGTCATGTTGGGTTGAGATTAGAACAGTATGGACTCTGACAGGGACCATTGCTCCATTGTCATTCTTGTACTCGACGGTCACTTGCGTCTTACCGTCCGGTCGAAGCCACGGGCAGGTTTTGTTCTTCCTGACCTCAGTGAGCTTAGCACCAAGTTTTGTAGCAAGGACATGGGTGAGTGGCATGAGCTCTGGGGTTTCATCTGTGGCATAGCCAAACATATGGCCTTGATCACCAGCTCCAATCTCCTCAGGTTTCTTGGTCATGTGTCCATGGACTCCTTGGGCAATGTCAGGGCTTTGTTGTTCAATATTGACAAGGACCTTGCAGTTGTCGGCATCAAGACCCACATCGGCGGACACAAATCCAATCCCTCTGCAAGTATCTCTAACTATTTTTTCATAGTTGACATTGGCCTTGGTTGTGATCTCACCAAACACCATAACCATATTGGTTTTGGAGCAGGTCTCACAAGCAACCTTGCTCTCCGGATCTTGTTCAAGACAGGCGTCGAGGATAGCATCGGAAACTTGGTCGCAAAGCTTGTCGGGATGGCCCTCATTGACAGATTCAGAAGTGAAGAGGAAGGTATCCATTATTATAAACAGCTGATGATGATACaacaaatgaaatcaaacaaacatacATTTATAATGACCGAAagaacacaaaacaaaaacaaaaacaaaaacggcaaggagaagatgaagtaattaaaagaaaaagtgaccACCTGAGAATTGAAGATAAGGCCTGTAAGGAATTATTGAAAGCGATAGAATGAGAGGAGGAAGTTGAGAGAAGAAAGtggaaaagagaaggatttTTATAGGTTAGGTTTAGAGGGAATGAATGCATTAAAAGACTCGGAAGAACCGTTCTTCATTCCCATTTTTCCGAAACCTTTCAACTAACTCATCACTTCTCTTCCACTCTTCCatctcattctttcttttcaatcaaACCATTTTAACtctctttatttgtttatatatatatatatattaattttaccGTCTATTTTAcatcaatgatataaaaatgtagcgtaacaataaattttgtatagaTCGAACCTCTCAACTCTTTGTTTgctatatataattttacgTCTTTCACATGAGTAAgttatctaattatttttagttgattttcaaatagaTATTGTCATCTTAAAAGAAGTTGTACTATagatttattattgtattagaacataaaaaatagaaattaagaAGACTCCTAAAAATCTTATTGACCTGTGTTGTATGTTAGTGATAAAATGGCTATACTTTTATTAATGGAATCAGTTACatagttaaatttaatcaattctagttaaatttaatcaattctTGTATGTCGATATTTACATGTTTTCTTGGATTTAA
This DNA window, taken from Cucumis sativus cultivar 9930 chromosome 6, Cucumber_9930_V3, whole genome shotgun sequence, encodes the following:
- the LOC101222328 gene encoding S-adenosylmethionine synthase 4, coding for MDTFLFTSESVNEGHPDKLCDQVSDAILDACLEQDPESKVACETCSKTNMVMVFGEITTKANVNYEKIVRDTCRGIGFVSADVGLDADNCKVLVNIEQQSPDIAQGVHGHMTKKPEEIGAGDQGHMFGYATDETPELMPLTHVLATKLGAKLTEVRKNKTCPWLRPDGKTQVTVEYKNDNGAMVPVRVHTVLISTQHDETVTNEQIAADLKEHVIKPVIPAKYLDDKTIFHLNPSGRFVIGGPHGDAGLTGRKIIIDTYGGWGAHGGGAFSGKDPTKVDRSGAYIVRQAAKSIVASGLARRCIVQVSYAIGVPEPLSVFVDTYKTGKIPDKDILALIKENFDFRPGMIAINLDLKRGGNFRYQKTAAYGHFGRDDTDFTWETVKLLKPNA